In Anas platyrhynchos isolate ZD024472 breed Pekin duck chromosome 15, IASCAAS_PekinDuck_T2T, whole genome shotgun sequence, the DNA window CAGTGGTTTTATTTCCAAGATCGAGGATTTGgggttataaataaaaattaggagcTAAGGCCCACCCATCCTATATGAAATCAAAGATGCATATGCAACAGTAAACCAAGAATTACAGCTTCAGAAAGAATCTCTTTCCTCAGAGTATTCTGCAATATAAAGATGTTTGCTTTTCACAGTAGTTTCATGATTCCTCCATGCGTTTTTCAAGTGTACAAATTAAAAGAGGATTGCTTTCCCTCCCACTCCAAGGGGCGTTATGCAGCAGAAGTGTTCCAGATGCCTGGCAGATCTTTTTCTTAAACTAAGCTTTAAATATACttctaaaagtaaaataatacaaaagatCAAGAATAAAGAAGCCCATTGGTAAAGATCAGCAGTAAACTTGCCTTAACTTTCACtgatttaaatgtattttatcaaAATCTAACTGCAGCAATTACCATTACTTACATAACACAGTGCAAGTTGAAgggtttttttaaaaatatttccagctgTTAAAAAGCCACATCATGTAACTTCTCCTGTTTCCAAACTCCAACTGATCTTACGCTCTCGACCAGTTTACATGACAGTGAGCTCTCTTTCAAATCAAAGGAGTGACAAAACaagttataaaatattaataaaaaaccTCTCCCCATGAACATCAGAACTTACCATTTTCAAAGGCTGCACAGTCATCCaatttctaagaaaaacagatggatttttttatttttttttaataatagttGTGAATGCTGAAGTGAAATGCTGAAGCCAGATCTTAATAACTGCTAgaagttttgtttcaaaatgtaCATTCGAAGTTTTACGGAACAAATTATGGCAGCCCAAAGACAAGTATCTCTGTGAAAGAGCAGTGTGGTCCAGTATACTGCCAATCATATGgtaaaagaaagcagaacatGTTGTATaacaaaacatgtatttttttctatcaatTTCTATTTTGCTTGTCCAGCTGCATGCATCTTAAGCACATCACTGCATGCCCAAACACCACCAGGTACTAATCCTGCCAACACATACACATCTCAATTCTCTGCATTTCAACATCAGCCAATGGCTTAAAGCACGTGTAAAAGTTTTTTATGATGAGACCTTATAATAACTAAATGCTGTGAACATAATTCAGATTTTACGTAAACAACGCTTAAGGAATCAAGGCCAATTGAAATAAACATTCAGCTATTACTTCTGAACAAAACCAGCCTCTGCCTTATAGAAATCAAAATGTTCCTTGAGTCAGTGGGAATGCTGTGCTCTGAATTTTGTTGCAGCTCAATGAAAAGCTGGGCCAAACAGCAAAGTGAGCAAAGCGAGCTGGTCTGAACAGAGAATTTAGGGTGAATAATTCTGATGGAAAAAGGATGGAACTTGCTCTCTTtactgtttcctttcctttgtgcCTGTAAAACATTACTGTCTATGGCAACAGCAACAATGCAGTATTTGTAATTAGGTCTTAAACACTGTGTACCGATTGCAGAGCTGAGTTGTGATTAAAATTATTGGAAGCATTCAACACTTTCCAGATGTAACAGCTAATAGTCTGCAGTTGTTATTGTTGCAACAGCAGAGATGCAGTGACCCAACACATGCAATATTTGTACATTTAAACCTTTGTTCTGACTCACAAAAGTGCAAAGGTGCAATGTGAGTGTACTGATTGTCAAAATTCACTGTTTCTGCTATTGCTTCCTTTCTGCCATAGTGtttagacaaaaaataaaaatatctggagAAGGGCAAAATGTACATACCTGGGTTCTTTCTGTTCAGCTAAAAACTGGGAAGGAAGAATTACTTTCTTTTCTGCCACCTACAGTCTTAACTTGTTTTGTTGATTGTCAGCAGTCCCTGGTAATTATTAGTCTGTTCTAATAAAACTTAGCCTGTCCTAAAGAAAAGCAGCCTTGTAAAAATCTTGGCTATTTCCAACCCCCTGCAGTTGCCGAAAGTTCCGTGTTTAGACTTAACAATGTACACCACAAATGCAGGCAGTACTTGAAAGGGGatagtctttatttatttatttatttattgaaacaaCACAGAAGTAGCACAAAAGTAGCATAGCAGTTAAACAAAGCACAAGAGATTTGTCTTGTATAAttgttatttctgattttttcaagtgttttctaAACTGAGTGAAGAAAGCATCTACTACCCtccccctctctcctccccccacccccccccccccacaccaaAGGGATGAATTCAGCAGAACTAACTTTTCTTAGTCTACTTTTCAAAGTACAatcactagaaaaaaatatcaccaCAGAAGACCACTTAAAACAACTAGTAATGcatattccttttctaccaTCAGGACATACTCAGCAAAATACTCCAACAATCTTCTACCTCTAATAATATAGTGAGGAAATGGTCTTTTCCCAGCTGTTATCAGTCCACATGGTttaatctctttctttttcccaacaAGCTCTGACTTGCCTCTGTAGGGTCTGCCAGTTTGCATGAAAGTATATTCACCTTCAGACCAGTTCTCCAGCTGGGTGACAAAGTGatctgtaaaaataattaaaaacctttgttgttgtttgtttgtttgtttgtttgtttgttttgtttttttctgatgtatagtattttgatatatattattttcaaatatcatACAGCATCTTTAATTGACATATTTACTTATAcacattttacattattttaaacatgaatatACAGATTTTATGTTTTGTACTTCTTACTACTGAAGTAAAACACTTTCATTATTTCCTGGAAATAGAAGGAGACagtggaggagaaggaagagtaAGAACAGTTTTGCTAAGAAGGATAACTTTATAAACAGGGAGTCAATTTAGAGTTGTCCTAAAACAGACAgttctatgaaaaaaaaggaGTCCAGTCCAGTATAAAGCATGAAATAACTAATAATAATGAACATTTCTTCATGAAGAGACATCATCTGATGCTGAAATTATGACAAAAAAACACTTACTTTGAATATTCTATGTATAAAAACTAATGCTTATTTTGAAAAGTTCAGCACAACTGACATACACTACCTAATGGGAAACAGCCactgttttaaattaatattaaataccaactttaaaataaatcttgctTCGCTCCAGAAGAAGTTGCCATTTCAAGGCAGTCTTCTTGTCTTCTGTTAGGGTGAGGAACTCATGAACCTGTTAATAACGTGACATCAATGAACACTACTTCAACACATAACTGTAACATCACAACAAAATGATGATTAATTTTAAGctctattttttctcttttaatataGTATTTGCTGTGATACACATACCTAGACAGTCAGATTAATCACAATATATTACAGGGTGTTTGAGAATCAAAGTTAGGGAATTCCGATCGTGTTCTCAGAAAAgtgtaaattaatttatatgAAGTGGTATTCTGAATAGGGTATTCACTCTTAGATTTAACATATTTCTTCTTATTAGGAGTCAATGACTTCTAagttttgactttaaaaaaaaacatatgtatgtatgtatgtatataaaaaaatatataagtatatatacatatccaTATGTACACAGTTTAACCACtctatgtatatacatatacacacatatataaatgaAGAACGTATGTATATATGAAGAACAGTCAGATGAATTTGCGATTTTCATCAGGCTTCACAGCTCAGATCAAATAAGAACAACCTCATTTGTTTCTACTTACAGTGCAGCCTAATGTTTCCTCAGCTACGCAGTCAGACAGGTAACAAGAGTAAAGAGTGCCTGTATGGTCTGTCAGATTAACGAGGATGTCAAAGCTCGCAAAAGTTGACTCTGAATTTGAAGAGATGTCACCACAGAAAGTGCATGTGTTTGACATTTCATTCACCACAAAACGGCATATTGAACTGAAACACAAAGATAATTAAAGCATGTATGTAATTCCTCCCTGCTTGAGCCTATTTTCTTTAGACTGAGATTCCCCAAGagactcttaaaaaaaaattaatcttctgCACTCAGTCCATCCAAGAAGAAATGGCCTCTTTTCTCTAGGACCAGAAAGTTCTTCATAAAGCTAGCTCATCTTTCTTGCTAATGCTGGGAAGTCTACACAACAGAAATTCATGTCCTCCTCCAGAGCAGTTTTACTTCTTGTCCAGAATTAGACTAAATATTGTTCTAATTTGGGCCAGGGGTAGCAGGATAAACACTTTTTAATACAAACTTAAAAGAAACAGTTGCTTACCATCTGTTCCGAATAACTTTAGATACATTATCATCAATGTCCAATGTAGAAATGTAGCCATAAATAATGCCAAAGACTGGTTCAAGTTTCCCATCGCTCtgcaaagctttttctttcagctgcttCACAGTATAAACGTTAACTATAGTCTCCACTAAAAATTTAAAAGACATGTTTTGTGTCTGAGaaacaaacaccacagaaaaGCAACAACATAAAAAAGGACCTCAAGGTAGTAAAGAAGAGAGGATTTAATCTAAAGCATCAGAAAAGCCCTGGACACCTTCCTGTTGGAGCAAGCTTATGattacagggggaaaaaaatatccaggAAAATCTCATACTTAATCTTTGTATCAACCCAAAATGAGTTGATCGAAAGTTGATCAAAACTTtccctctccatctttcttaCTTATTAAAGCCAGAAAGAACATGTCAGGGCACAAGCTCACATAGTCACGTGAACATATGAACACACAAAGAACTTGAAATTTCAACTTCACTACAAAACTACACTATCTAGTTCAATAAAATCAAAGTGTTTTAACTTACAGTTAATGGATTCTTTTGATTGCTCCTCCATTTTATCATGCAAAGCTCCTGATTGTGCACTCTCTTTTATGAAGCTGAAGAGAACGTTTGCTtctgcagtttctttaaaaaatatatatatataagttgtGAATATATGTAATatgcaaaaacaacaaatatattGTATAACTTTTTTAATTCTGGTAGCACTGTCATGTCTTGTAGATTTAGCCAagggatgctttttttttttttttcttttaccattaGTCATACATGGAATATATGAAGGCTGCTTAGATTttatctatacatatatattactatttttatatatatgaaatggAAGCAAAAAACTTGGTCAGTATATAACAGATGAGAAAGAGGGAGCTTTCTGAGGCAAGCTTGTAGAAGAAATTAGATCTCCAATGGATTCATTCATGCTTTCTAGTCTACAGTGATTACTAATATGTCAATTATGCAATTGTCAGAAGCAATATGTCAATAGCTCTTACCTGGATTAGTTGTAATAATGGTCTTTGATATCACAGTTGCAGTCATACAGTTCCTAAATTTGTCAAAATTTATTCTCACATCTGCTGCAAATATTACTgggcacaaaataaaaaatctgttacCTTAGAATATGCATCACATTAAGAACTACAATAAAAACATAAAGACAAAAACATTATACCTGTTTTTCGTGGGATCCAACTTTGTGCAAGCTGGATAGACTCATTATCCCAACTAAATCAAGAGAAAATAGTGGgtcaaaacatttctgaaaaataactaGAACTGTTaagtacaaaacaaataatacaGTTATAATTAAACTGATCAAATAGAACAATTCCCTTAttacatgcacatgcaaatgaAATACTGTGTATATCCATGTGCATCTAGTTCACAGCCAGTAGGATGATTTAAGTGTGGTCCAATACTGTCCCTATATTATCCCATGCCAAACAGGATAAAATAAAAGGGCTATTAGGCTGTTCAAAATGATTAAATGTCACACACACTTGGAAAAATGCTACATGCATTTCAAAGTTTTGACTGAAGTAATTTCTAATTAAAGCAAATCAGAAAGAAAGTAGCTGCTTATCATCCGAGCCTTTTCTGTGGGAACAAGCCAGTTATTCACATCACTAGGCCAGATGTTCAGCCAGCTTTCCAACACTGGAACCTTTGTAAACTGTGGATAAGCCTAGAGTGAGGTCAGTGCTATTCCTatattcctaaaaataaaataaaataaaataaaataaaataaaataaaataaaaaagcttgaTAAAATCTCTCAAGTAGTTCCTCTAAAGTTTGGATGGCAAGAATACTGCCAAAGCACagctctgttctgtttttctcaatCCCCGCAAAAAGATTTCAGATATTTACTTTTCATCTACTATTCCTCAGCCACCTGTTCACTGATGGCCTCTGAAATATCTTCACTTTAGTGCTGTTGCTCAAGGATTTCCCCAGATCTTTGCCTCTACCTATAACTCCATGCAAGAGCAAAAAGCACTGTTTAAAGTAAGCACAGGAACTCCACCTAGTCTCTCCTTATGAGGACTCCTAAAGCACACAGCTCTGTATCACTACACACCAGCACTAGACCAACAGTAACAGAGCTGTTGCACTGcaaccaaacaagcaaaaaaccaCCACCTATCTCCACTCCACTTCTTAATTCTTCTTGGCTCTTCTTGGCTAGCAGTCAGCCATCATACAACTAGTCAATACATGTAAGGTTACTCTACTATCTCTGTTTAATATACATTGCTGCCTCATCACAGTTGCTacacaaataatacatttaagaGTACTGTAAAGAGTATGCATTCTTTATCTACTCTTGTATGAATTTGTGTATTTTagtaaattaaaacattttaccaTATAATTGGAAAAGACGTCTCTGTTTCATCATAGAGCTTCACTTCACACCTCTGACCTTTTCTTTTGTCTGAAGTCATAAAATACTTTGGCTCCCcaacctttaaaaagaaagagaagaagacaCTTTTATAAAAATCCATGTTTTACATATTTGCAAATTATCTACTGCTTGCATATATATGATTTCAAAAAGGCAACTTCTGTAGGACATTTCCATTCCCTTAAATTTCTCCCTCATGTTGTAGATGAACACTTTAAGTAGACTATATTTCAACTCACTTGAAATGACTGCCAACCTAAACAAACAACACTGATTCCTGGTCACCGAGTCCCAAAATCAATATTCACACTTAAGTCAATTAAGTTAGCCATGCTAAGTAGAGAAACACTGTGGCACCTTAACTTACTGACATTACAGCTGCAAGCACATTAAGGATTCTTCCATCAAGGCTTTGTCCATTTGCAATGATGTCACCCAGTGAATAATAATCCTGAGGGTCCTTGACAGGTAGATGCGACAGAGAAAGCAGTTTGGTGTCCATTTCATAACATGAAAAAGTTTTCACCACTGAATGATTTTCACTGAGCAGTAATTTGTAGCAACTAGGTAGtaggcacagaaaaaaaaaaaaaaaaacaagtcacaTTTCACTTAACCAACACTAACAGTCTAAAATGTTAATTCAATTCATATGTGAAAAAATTGCtgattttctcctttgttttcccaaatgatatatataaattccgacttttcaataatttttaaatataattttctagCTTTCCTCTTACAGAAGATTTATTACTGTGTACTTAATATTTACTTAGAATTCAAAAGCCAGCTAGCAACATAGAATACATATTTCTAAGCCTTTCAGCTCTTAACAATGactataaataaaatctgaaatgtctgtAATCCAGGTAATTGAGAGGTTTTGGCATTGTGACATACTAAGACTACTATGGTCTGACTGGATTTGGTAGGAAGTTTTCCAAAGAAAGAGCCCAAGGAGTTTAGGAATGTTTAAAATGCACTGTTAGCCAACTGAAATAAGGTATAATCAATATATTCTggataaatgtattttacagaaatgcAGTCTACAGTTCTTTTCCCAGTGAAGATTCTACCTGACATTTGTTGTactacttctttctttttagccAGAAAGTAAGTAGTGAGTGTAACTACTATGGATATACACTTGCTACAAAGCTTAAGAGATGAAGAATAAGCAAGAACATAAAACTTCTACCAATCGTATGCTGCTGCAATCAGCTGGCAATTAAAGGAATTATTAACTGTGATCTTACTGGAAAGATCTACCAGTCTACACTTTAAATTTACCTAGGAGTTACAGGGTtgaatttttcttccctttctccttcctttgacTGGACTAAAGGATTTTCAATtgtaactgaaataaaacattgacAAGTTATGTTTAAAAACTGCAAACAGATACATATAAAGAAAAGTAGCTTTAAAAATGGTTGCTTCCCAGGTCGGATATAGAAAATAACAGATATGTGGTACAACTACTGTTAACTGCTTTCATACTGAAAACAGTGTCTGTCCAGACAGCTCACATTATAGCCAAAGTCCCAAAGGAGTCCTCAAGAcatttaatggaaataaaatgactAAGCGTTCTTGTGTGCATACTTTTCATAGGCACGAGTTTCATCCGAACATTCTGATACAGCAATCGTGGGCAGCAGAGGATTTTAATAACTTAATATACAAGCACAGactgtaaataaatacattgctgttgtgttttaatGGACAATCATAGTAATACCTAAAAGtaatgaagacaaaaataaaaaactgaactACTTTACAgagtttatttttcataatttgtAAGAACTAAATGTAATGTAAGAGTTTAGATCCATTCAACTATAGGTAAGTTCTGGGTGGCTGCATTCAGTGGATTTCTATCTGGCCTTTTTGTTTACATATTTATTGgtttttgaatttaaattctaGAGATTTTATTCCCTTCCTCTATATACTTAACTGAACAATTTGTTTCCAATTAGACTGTTTTCCAAGCCCTCAGAGAAAAATATAGTAAAACCACAAACACATAACACTGaattactggggaaaaaaatatacattcaaACAgagacattaagaaaaaaattccaaCTTACCACAGTCACCAACTCTAAAGCTTTCTGAAAGCGATCTAATGTACTCTTCTCTGCCCCAAGAACTAACATTTATAAAATAAGTTGGTGAATCACGAATAGTGAAACCGAAGGTGTATCTTTCAGACCCAATGTCTGCAAAACCAAACAGCACTATTAGCATTCAGTAGCACACCTTAGATTCAATCAAGAACATGTGTATAAAATCTGTGTTGGGAGGTTTGGCTGGATTTTGTCATTAAGAACTGCCATCCGCAATCTGGTGAGTACCACTAGAGGTCAGCAGACTTTTTGGTAAACACATCGGTGTTCATGGATGGGGACAGCTACAATTCCTAAATCGGCTGTACCCCTAACATACCATCCACCCACACGTATCACTTAAACACGGGCAGCACCATATAAGCTTACAAATTAAAGAACTGTACAGTACAGCATTCAAAGCAGTCATCCAACACATTAACAAAGGTAACTCATAAATAAGCTATGTACTAGCAAAAATAGTCTAGGTAGGCAGTTTTTAGAGGGCTGTGCCCATGTATGAGAAGACCGAGATGACATACACAGCTGCAGATTACAGGCAGTATTACACTTCAGATAGTACTAAGGGGTCTAACTGATTAAAACAAAGGGTTTCCAGCCCTATAGAAGTTCATGATTAAGTGGGAGTAAGAAACGCTGCACTCCCTTTTCCCTCACAGCTAATTAACAAGCTTTCCATGGATCATACAGCAGCCTGCAACatgttattttcaaattatCAGTAACAACTCTGGAGCCATCTGCATACAGTAAGCGCAACCTGGCTGTAGTTCCATGGAGGCATCCACGTGAACCACCCCATTTCCCAGCTATGTAGAATTGCTTCTCATGAGGATGACTTCCCTCCAAAAATTCACCAGGAGCAGGCTCAGTGATGCCAATACCAACAGCATAACTGAGCCCTTCACACAGAGCTGGAACGACTGTGGCTGGAGGTGCTTCCTAGCACTGTGTTGTCTCTAATCTGTAGGTACATGATCTCAGTTTCCAATTAACAGTGTATTAACAATGTGTCATTCCCATTTTTTCTTGAGAAATACTAATTTGGTGCTACCCAGACCAGAAATTACTCATTTCGCTCAAGACATCTCCTTAACATTTCTAAGACAGAATGAATATGAAGAATTGACTCCAGCAGTATTTATAGTACTAGCGTGTTCAAATTGGTACCATCTTCTTCAGACGCTAAAACACTTCCATGATGgaattttttaaagtgaattttAACTGATAAGGTTTACCCAAACTAATGCTGCTCTCTCCTCTTGTTTCCCATCCcccacagttgttttttttcatttctattccATACACTTTACACTAAGAGGTCTGTTTACCATTTACATATCGATTTCAGTCATACATGCCAAATTATACCAcataagaaaatgaagtaaaaacagttaaaaaaagacTCTACTTTTTCTGTCTGGAAAGCCTCTGACATCTGTTTTCCCAATAACCACACCGATTacattctaaaaaataaaaagattataGAATACAAGTATTAAACACAGATGTATACGATGAATTAGATTTCATGGACTTGTACTCTACTGATGATAATAAACATATTTCTGACTGGTAATCATTTTAATCTATTTATTCCACATTACCATATGAACTAAGGACTACAACATAAACAtacaattttactttaaaaaatgtgactgaaaatattaaaagaaatacatctgtttctgtttgtaaaGACAATGAGAGGACAAAAGttcaacccaaaacatttataATTTTGTCTGTTTACAGCATCCTCTCCTCAGGTAGGTAGTGATGTTGTTGTTGATGTagaataatatataatatgcattataatatatatctatgtggtattaaaaaaaaaatatctcctcAGCATGAGAGAAGAGCACAGCAGTACTAGTTCGGGAATTTAAGAGGTAAGTAATGCAAGCAGTATGGTAACAAAGACTGGAAGGGTGACTGTCACTGCAACACGGCAGAAAGACAGAGGTCGGTAAGGGACAGTTTAGCAATTTAATAATCAACACATGCTGAATTTTCTATCTGTTCACAAAGCAGCACAACCTGACCGACTCCACTACAACTGTACAGTATCTGTACGTGCTCAAAAATTAGGT includes these proteins:
- the MEIOB gene encoding meiosis-specific with OB domain-containing protein → MAYYSSTRDFVALSDLHPNLARPNVIGVVIGKTDVRGFPDRKNIGSERYTFGFTIRDSPTYFINVSSWGREEYIRSLSESFRVGDCVTIENPLVQSKEGEREEKFNPVTPSCYKLLLSENHSVVKTFSCYEMDTKLLSLSHLPVKDPQDYYSLGDIIANGQSLDGRILNVLAAVMSVGEPKYFMTSDKRKGQRCEVKLYDETETSFPIICWDNESIQLAQSWIPRKTVIFAADVRINFDKFRNCMTATVISKTIITTNPETAEANVLFSFIKESAQSGALHDKMEEQSKESINLETIVNVYTVKQLKEKALQSDGKLEPVFGIIYGYISTLDIDDNVSKVIRNRCSICRFVVNEMSNTCTFCGDISSNSESTFASFDILVNLTDHTGTLYSCYLSDCVAEETLGCTVHEFLTLTEDKKTALKWQLLLERSKIYFKITLSPSWRTGLKVNILSCKLADPTEASQSLLGKRKRLNHVD